From the genome of Labrus bergylta chromosome 12, fLabBer1.1, whole genome shotgun sequence, one region includes:
- the apex2 gene encoding DNA-(apurinic or apyrimidinic site) lyase 2, which translates to MKIVTWNINGIRTFRGGIKKALDSLDADIICVQETKVTRDLLDERTAIVDGYNSYFSFSRGRSGYSGVATYCKDSVTPFAAEEGLTGLLTNHEGAVGCYADQTQFCSEELQLLDNEGRAVITQHKTMCQDKEQTVTIINVYCPRADPEKPERKQFKLQFYKLLQCRAEAILKDGSHVIILGDVNTSHRQIDHCDPSDNEDFGENPGRKWLNGFLHDDGQREERQDDKTDEEPEVTSTEPIHSGKFVDTFRYFHPTRPNAFTCWSTLTGARQTNYGTRIDYIFADCQLAAEQFLAADIMPEVEGSDHCPVWGKLSCSLVPSSKPPPLCTRYLPEFAGKQQKLSRFLVKVDQKSICPEPREALPGSQEEEERRENLKPIDAGKKRLLTSDAAVPKGKKAKTVKVSSKPQGSLLSFFKPKLTNVSSTEASCEKTLNPDEVASSPNSQKVSSTSEAVSSVTSTVPEDVLDASQPQCTKEENDKQMKRKQLSPEPSVGKTDSKKGASLVFWKSILHGPPPPPPCKVHGEPCVLRTVKKEGPNMGKQFFVCCRPQGHASNPEARCNFFMWVEKGK; encoded by the exons aTGAAGATCGTGACTTGGAACATAAATGGCATACGGACCTTCAGAGGCGGTATTAAAAAGGCTCTGGATTCTCTGGACGCGGATATTATCTGTGTGCAAGAGACAAAAGTGACAA GAGACTTGCTTGATGAAAGAACTGCCATTGTTGACGGCTACAACTCCTATTTCAGCTTCAGTCGAGGACGCAGCGGTTATTCAG gGGTTGCCACTTACTGTAAAGATAGCGTCACTCCATTTGCTGCGGAGGAGGGTCTCACAGGTCTGCTGACCAACCATGAAGGGGCTGTTGGATGTTATGCGGACCAAACACAGTTCTGTAGTGAGGAGCTCCAGCTTTTGGATAATGAAGGACGAGCTGTTATTACACAGCACAAAACCAT GTGCCAAGACAAAGAGCAAACCGTTACTATAATCAATGTATACTGTCCACGCGCTGACCCTGAAAAGCCAGAGCGGAAGCAGTTCAAACTTCAGTTCTATAAGTTGCTTCAGTGTCGAGCTGAAGCCATACTGAAGGATGGGAG CCATGTGATCATTTTAGGAGACGTAAACACATCTCATCGGCAAATCGATCACTGTGATCCCAGTGACAAT GAGGACTTTGGCGAGAACCCTGGGAGGAAATGGCTGAATGGCTTTCTGCACGATGACGGACAACGGGAGGAAAGGCAAGATGACAAAACTGATGAAGAACCTGAGGTAACGTCAACAGAACCCATCCACTCTGGGAAGTTTGTGGATACCTTCAGATATTTCCACCCAACTCGCCCCAACGCCTTCACGTGCTGGTCCACTCTCACTGGAGCAAGACAGACCAACTATGGCACTCGCATTGACTACATATTTGCAGATTGCCAGCTGGCTGCCGAGCAGTTTCTGGCAGCAGACATCATGCCGGAGGTGGAGGGGTCAGACCACTGCCCTGTGTGGGGGAAACTGAGCTGCTCTCTTGTACCCAGCTCCAAGCCTCCTCCCCTCTGCACTCGCTACCTGCCGGAATTTGCTGGTAAGCAGCAGAAACTCTCCCGCTTTCTTGTAAAGGTTGACCAAAAATCAATTTGTCCTGAGCCGAGGGAAGCATTACCTGGATctcaagaggaggaggagaggagggagaattTAAAGCCAATCGACGCTGGTAAGAAACGGTTATTGACATCAGACGCTGCAGTTCCAAAAGGTAAAAAGGCTAAGACCGTGAAGGTATCTTCAAAGCCACAGGGCAGCCTCCTCTCCTTTTTCAAACCCAAACTCACAAATGTTTCCTCAACTGAAGCCTCTTGTGAAAAAACACTCAACCCGGATGAAGTTGCCTCTTCACCTAACTCCCAAAAAGTATCCTCAACTAGTGAGGCCGTTTCCTCCGTCACAAGCACAGTACCTGAAGATGTGCTTGATGCTTCACAGCCGCAGTGCACTAAAGAGGAAAATGACaaacagatgaagaggaaacagttATCCCCCGAGCCCTCTGTGGGTAAAACCGATTCCAAGAAAGGTGCATCTTTAGTGTTCTGGAAGTCGATTCTTCATGGACCGCCCCCACCACCTCCCTGCAAAGTGCACGGGGAACCCTGCGTGCTCCGTACTGTGAAAAAAGAGGGGCCAAACATGGGCAAACAGTTCTTTGTGTGCTGTCGTCCTCAGGGTCATGCCTCCAACCCAGAGGCTCGTTGTAATTTCTTTATGTGGGTTGAGAAGGGGAAGTGA
- the zgc:162200 gene encoding protein bicaudal D homolog 2 isoform X2 — MLEADADPAGQVAAEGEAEAEMGSGDMRCEVARLTLELQEATEEKLQAARYGLVVLEESAALKKKHRQLEEEHEILKVELQQLREAFADSVSSQKRAAADGECREENLLQETATKEAAMATRIEEVQAELKQARLALGNAHAEIDRLGVFSTQLKKECECLDAEKGHMRDEMKEFKVREMRQLQDNAELEEENISLQKQVSVLKENQVEFESIKLELTQKNEEQEELRGQMEEAERLREIAERQLDEALEALKEEREQKNNLRRELSALTLNPFDSVGNLELHLEQLDDSQEEGQGGEGEGEGEDQDSGINNGPGSAPGSAHPPHLGGSKSNGLIHRFSTPRNSDVFLRAPASGLVSDLLSELHFSDSQKLKQQLLQAEREKSGLTSKVEELQMQLVMSKQALSQQEDKVGSLTQQLETVQRSQQHNQEADDRDDDETENGDNAGFDYEVDTKSKEVLEARMRSASEELLKLRDELSQAGTRYNTLEQRYKQEKDRWRAEAQELADKIRQCIKSSKQDQERIGDLEKEIGATRKVAIDSEGHLSVAQEELLAFSEELSNLYHHICVCNNLTPKRVTLDYYRDGARASGGGGSARRSHYVYPQHSAQKKPKANEMFNSKAAALQFMGEVDSAGTSTESPSCPGSPTLDFRDPSNVRNLVAVIRCQIKHLRVAVDLCRQRGAMPYSGLSSSGESERDAESLLEEVLKLKSLLSTKREQIATLRTVLKANKQTAELALSNLKTKYETEKSMVSETMMKLRNELKALKEDAATFSSLRVMFASRAETLLPLLQTPSSP; from the exons ATGCTGGAGGCAGATGCAGACCCAGCAGGTCAAGTAGCAGCAGAGGGAGAAGCGGAGGCAGAAATGGGGAGCGGAGACATGAGGTGTGAGGTGGCGAGGCTGACTCTGGAGCTCCAGGAGGCCACAGAGGAGAAGCTACAGGCAGCCCGCTATGGCCTTGTAGTGCTGGAGGAAAGTGCTGCCCTCAAGAAGAAACACAGGCAGCTGGAAGAGGAGCATGAAATCCTGAAAGTTGAGCTTCAGCAGCTCAGAGAG gcatttGCAGATTCTGTGAGCAGCCAAAAGCGTGCAGCTGCGGATGGAGAGTGCCGGGAGGAGAATTTGCTGCAGGAGACTGCCACTAAGGAGGCTGCCATGGCAACCCGCATAGAGGAAGTCCAGGCGGAGCTCAAGCAAGCACGCCTTGCTCTTGGCAATGCTCACGCAGAGATCGATAGACTGGGGGTGTTCTCCACCCAGCTAAAAAAG GAGTGTGAGTGTCTGGATGCAGAAAAAGGTCATATGAGGGATGAGATGAAGGAATTTAAAGTACGTGAGATGCGCCAGTTGCAGGACAATGctgagctggaggaggaaaatATATCTCTGCAAAAACAGGTGTCTGTGCTCAAGGAAAACCAG GTTGAGTTTGAATCAATAAAGTTGGAACTGACGCAGAAGAACGAGGAGCAAGAGGAGCTGCGTGGTCAgatggaggaggcggagaggCTCAGGGAGATAGCAGAGAGGCAGCTGGATGAGGCCCTGGAAGCcctgaaggaggagagggagcagAAGAACAATCTACGAAGGGAACTCTCTGCCCTGACCCTAAACCCCTTTGATTCTGTGGGGAACCTGGAACTCCACCTTGAGCAGCTGGATGACAGCCAGGAGGAGGGccaggggggagagggagaaggtGAGGGAGAGGACCAGGACAGTGGCATTAATAATGGTCCTGGGTCTGCTCCCGGTTCTGCTCACCCTCCTCACTTGGGGGGCTCAAAAAGTAACGGCCTCATCCATCGCTTCTCCACTCCACGCAACAGTGACGTGTTTCTGCGTGCTCCAGCCTCCGGGCTGGTGTCGGACCTGCTTAGTGAGCTGCACTTTTCAGACAGTCAGAAACTAAAGCAACAACTCCTACAG GCGGAACGCGAAAAGTCCGGTCTGACAAGCAAGGTAGAGGAACTGCAGATGCAGCTTGTAATGTCCAAACAGGCACTCAGCCAGCAGGAGGACAAGGTTGGATCTCTCACCCAGCAACTAGAAACtgtgcagagaagccagcaaCACAACCAAGAGGCAGACGACAGGGATGATGACGAGACGGAGAATGGAGACAATGCAGGCTTTGACTATGAGGTCGACACCAAGAGCAAGGAGGTGCTGGAGGCGCGCATGCGTTCAGCCAGCGAGGAGCTTCTGAAGCTGCGAGATGAATTGTCGCAAGCAGGAACGAGATACAACACCCTGGAGCAGCGATACAAGCAGGAGAAGGATCGTTGGAGGGCAGAGGCCCAGGAGTTGGCCGACAAGATCCGTCAGTGCATCAAGTCCAGCAAGCAGGACCAGGAGCGCATCGGAGACCTGGAGAAGGAGATCGGAGCCACACGGAAAGTGGCAATTGATTCAGAGGGGCACTTGAGTGTTgcccaggaggagctgctggcCTTCTCTGAGGAGCTGTCCAACCTCTATCACCACATCTGTGTGTGCAACAATCTGACACCCAAACGAGTCACCCTGGACTATTACCGTGATGGTGCCAGGGCAAGTGGTGGAGGAGGTAGTGCTCGAAGATCTCACTACGTATACCCTCAGCACAGCGCCCAGAAGAAGCCAAAAGCCAATGAGATGTTCAACTCTAAAGCTGCAGCGCTGCAGTTTATGGGTGAGGTGGACAGTGCAGGAACCAGCACAGAATCTCCAAGCTGCCCTGGATCACCCACCCTGGATTTCAGGGACCCCTCTAATGTTCGCAACTTGGTTGCTGTCATCCGCTGCCAGATAAAACACCTCCGG GTGGCAGTGGACCTCTGTCGTCAGAGGGGCGCGATGCCTTACTCCGGGTTGAGCAGCAGTGGAGAGTCAGAGCGGGATGCTGAAAGCCTCCTGGAAGAAGTGCTAAAACTCAAGTCCCTTCTCAGCACCAAGAGAGAACAGATAGCAACGCTCAGGACGGTCCTCAAGGCTAACAAACAG ACTGCAGAGTTGGCTCTGTCCAATTTAAAAACCAAGTATGAGACGGAGAAGAGCATGGTGTCAGAGACCATGATGAAACTGCGGAACGAGCTCAAAGCCTTGAAGGAGGATGCTGCTACCTTTTCGTCACTGCGAGTCATGTTTGCCAGTCG
- the zgc:162200 gene encoding protein bicaudal D homolog 2 isoform X1, whose translation MLEADADPAGQVAAEGEAEAEMGSGDMRCEVARLTLELQEATEEKLQAARYGLVVLEESAALKKKHRQLEEEHEILKVELQQLREAFADSVSSQKRAAADGECREENLLQETATKEAAMATRIEEVQAELKQARLALGNAHAEIDRLGVFSTQLKKECECLDAEKGHMRDEMKEFKVREMRQLQDNAELEEENISLQKQVSVLKENQVEFESIKLELTQKNEEQEELRGQMEEAERLREIAERQLDEALEALKEEREQKNNLRRELSALTLNPFDSVGNLELHLEQLDDSQEEGQGGEGEGEGEDQDSGINNGPGSAPGSAHPPHLGGSKSNGLIHRFSTPRNSDVFLRAPASGLVSDLLSELHFSDSQKLKQQLLQAEREKSGLTSKVEELQMQLVMSKQALSQQEDKVGSLTQQLETVQRSQQHNQEADDRDDDETENGDNAGFDYEVDTKSKEVLEARMRSASEELLKLRDELSQAGTRYNTLEQRYKQEKDRWRAEAQELADKIRQCIKSSKQDQERIGDLEKEIGATRKVAIDSEGHLSVAQEELLAFSEELSNLYHHICVCNNLTPKRVTLDYYRDGARASGGGGSARRSHYVYPQHSAQKKPKANEMFNSKAAALQFMGEVDSAGTSTESPSCPGSPTLDFRDPSNVRNLVAVIRCQIKHLRVAVDLCRQRGAMPYSGLSSSGESERDAESLLEEVLKLKSLLSTKREQIATLRTVLKANKQTAELALSNLKTKYETEKSMVSETMMKLRNELKALKEDAATFSSLRVMFASRCDQYVTQLDEMQRQLAAAEDEKKTLNSLLRMAIQQKLALTQRLEDLEAPMSPHSLNSSPRRSRAKELAAKSGRAPRSPRSSPARPTLRSSPRASPVLGSSVPAMATHHLRSLTRSLHTSPR comes from the exons ATGCTGGAGGCAGATGCAGACCCAGCAGGTCAAGTAGCAGCAGAGGGAGAAGCGGAGGCAGAAATGGGGAGCGGAGACATGAGGTGTGAGGTGGCGAGGCTGACTCTGGAGCTCCAGGAGGCCACAGAGGAGAAGCTACAGGCAGCCCGCTATGGCCTTGTAGTGCTGGAGGAAAGTGCTGCCCTCAAGAAGAAACACAGGCAGCTGGAAGAGGAGCATGAAATCCTGAAAGTTGAGCTTCAGCAGCTCAGAGAG gcatttGCAGATTCTGTGAGCAGCCAAAAGCGTGCAGCTGCGGATGGAGAGTGCCGGGAGGAGAATTTGCTGCAGGAGACTGCCACTAAGGAGGCTGCCATGGCAACCCGCATAGAGGAAGTCCAGGCGGAGCTCAAGCAAGCACGCCTTGCTCTTGGCAATGCTCACGCAGAGATCGATAGACTGGGGGTGTTCTCCACCCAGCTAAAAAAG GAGTGTGAGTGTCTGGATGCAGAAAAAGGTCATATGAGGGATGAGATGAAGGAATTTAAAGTACGTGAGATGCGCCAGTTGCAGGACAATGctgagctggaggaggaaaatATATCTCTGCAAAAACAGGTGTCTGTGCTCAAGGAAAACCAG GTTGAGTTTGAATCAATAAAGTTGGAACTGACGCAGAAGAACGAGGAGCAAGAGGAGCTGCGTGGTCAgatggaggaggcggagaggCTCAGGGAGATAGCAGAGAGGCAGCTGGATGAGGCCCTGGAAGCcctgaaggaggagagggagcagAAGAACAATCTACGAAGGGAACTCTCTGCCCTGACCCTAAACCCCTTTGATTCTGTGGGGAACCTGGAACTCCACCTTGAGCAGCTGGATGACAGCCAGGAGGAGGGccaggggggagagggagaaggtGAGGGAGAGGACCAGGACAGTGGCATTAATAATGGTCCTGGGTCTGCTCCCGGTTCTGCTCACCCTCCTCACTTGGGGGGCTCAAAAAGTAACGGCCTCATCCATCGCTTCTCCACTCCACGCAACAGTGACGTGTTTCTGCGTGCTCCAGCCTCCGGGCTGGTGTCGGACCTGCTTAGTGAGCTGCACTTTTCAGACAGTCAGAAACTAAAGCAACAACTCCTACAG GCGGAACGCGAAAAGTCCGGTCTGACAAGCAAGGTAGAGGAACTGCAGATGCAGCTTGTAATGTCCAAACAGGCACTCAGCCAGCAGGAGGACAAGGTTGGATCTCTCACCCAGCAACTAGAAACtgtgcagagaagccagcaaCACAACCAAGAGGCAGACGACAGGGATGATGACGAGACGGAGAATGGAGACAATGCAGGCTTTGACTATGAGGTCGACACCAAGAGCAAGGAGGTGCTGGAGGCGCGCATGCGTTCAGCCAGCGAGGAGCTTCTGAAGCTGCGAGATGAATTGTCGCAAGCAGGAACGAGATACAACACCCTGGAGCAGCGATACAAGCAGGAGAAGGATCGTTGGAGGGCAGAGGCCCAGGAGTTGGCCGACAAGATCCGTCAGTGCATCAAGTCCAGCAAGCAGGACCAGGAGCGCATCGGAGACCTGGAGAAGGAGATCGGAGCCACACGGAAAGTGGCAATTGATTCAGAGGGGCACTTGAGTGTTgcccaggaggagctgctggcCTTCTCTGAGGAGCTGTCCAACCTCTATCACCACATCTGTGTGTGCAACAATCTGACACCCAAACGAGTCACCCTGGACTATTACCGTGATGGTGCCAGGGCAAGTGGTGGAGGAGGTAGTGCTCGAAGATCTCACTACGTATACCCTCAGCACAGCGCCCAGAAGAAGCCAAAAGCCAATGAGATGTTCAACTCTAAAGCTGCAGCGCTGCAGTTTATGGGTGAGGTGGACAGTGCAGGAACCAGCACAGAATCTCCAAGCTGCCCTGGATCACCCACCCTGGATTTCAGGGACCCCTCTAATGTTCGCAACTTGGTTGCTGTCATCCGCTGCCAGATAAAACACCTCCGG GTGGCAGTGGACCTCTGTCGTCAGAGGGGCGCGATGCCTTACTCCGGGTTGAGCAGCAGTGGAGAGTCAGAGCGGGATGCTGAAAGCCTCCTGGAAGAAGTGCTAAAACTCAAGTCCCTTCTCAGCACCAAGAGAGAACAGATAGCAACGCTCAGGACGGTCCTCAAGGCTAACAAACAG ACTGCAGAGTTGGCTCTGTCCAATTTAAAAACCAAGTATGAGACGGAGAAGAGCATGGTGTCAGAGACCATGATGAAACTGCGGAACGAGCTCAAAGCCTTGAAGGAGGATGCTGCTACCTTTTCGTCACTGCGAGTCATGTTTGCCAGTCG GTGTGACCAGTATGTCACCCAGTTGGATGAGATGCAGAGGCAGCTGGCAGCGGCCGAGGATGAGAAGAAGACACTGAATTCTCTGCTGCGTATGGCCATACAGCAGAAGTTGGCTCTCACTCAGCGCTTGGAGGACCTGGAGGCCCCAATGTCACCCCACAGCTTGAACAGCAGTCCCCGCCGCTCCCGCGCCAAAGAACTGGCTGCCAAGTCAGGCCGGGCCCCACGCAGCCCTAGAAGCAGTCCTGCACGCCCCACACTGAGGAGCAGTCCACGAGCCAGCCCGGTTCTTGGCAGCAGCGTTCCGGCCATGGCCACGCACCACCTGAGGAGTCTGACCAGAAGCCTCCACACGAGCCCC